The Peribacillus simplex genome contains a region encoding:
- a CDS encoding homoserine dehydrogenase, with the protein MTQKIALLGFGVVGQGLAEILQDKGESLHSELGFDAKIVAISDVMKGSLYHPEGLDISQVLQVVKETGKLESYPETPGLIRGWDSFKTILESNADTIVEITFTDVKTGQPAIDHCKTAFESKKNVVMSNKGPVSLAYQELAELAKKNNVRWGFEGTVMSGTPALKMPLVSLAGNNIFEVRGILNGTTNYILTKMEEGLSYKDALIEAQALGYAEADPTSDVEGYDSQYKATILANVVMNIPMKREEVECEGISHLTQQDIQWAKSEGKRWKLIAKCKKDGDKVIAKVGPEAIPLTDPLAGVLGAQNAITYNCDLAGPITLIGAGAGRKETGFSILIDLINISRGQL; encoded by the coding sequence ATGACACAAAAAATTGCATTACTTGGATTTGGTGTAGTCGGCCAAGGGTTGGCAGAAATTTTACAAGATAAAGGTGAGTCTTTACACAGTGAACTTGGCTTTGATGCAAAAATTGTTGCCATTTCCGATGTCATGAAGGGCTCTCTTTATCACCCTGAAGGGTTGGATATCTCTCAAGTATTACAAGTTGTAAAGGAAACGGGAAAACTGGAGAGTTACCCTGAAACCCCTGGGTTGATAAGGGGATGGGACAGCTTTAAGACAATCCTTGAGAGTAATGCGGATACCATTGTGGAGATTACTTTCACTGATGTAAAAACTGGTCAACCCGCTATCGATCATTGTAAGACGGCATTTGAAAGTAAAAAGAACGTAGTAATGAGCAATAAAGGTCCCGTTTCTTTAGCTTATCAAGAACTAGCTGAGTTAGCCAAAAAGAATAATGTGCGATGGGGCTTTGAAGGAACTGTTATGAGTGGAACACCAGCATTGAAAATGCCTCTCGTTTCATTGGCGGGAAATAACATTTTTGAAGTGCGGGGGATTTTAAATGGAACGACTAATTATATTCTGACCAAAATGGAAGAAGGATTGAGCTATAAGGATGCATTAATTGAGGCACAAGCTCTTGGCTATGCAGAGGCAGATCCTACCAGCGATGTAGAGGGATATGATTCGCAGTATAAAGCTACTATTCTTGCTAATGTTGTAATGAATATTCCGATGAAACGAGAGGAAGTAGAATGTGAAGGAATTAGCCATCTTACACAACAAGACATTCAATGGGCAAAATCTGAAGGGAAAAGGTGGAAGCTCATTGCTAAATGTAAAAAGGATGGTGATAAAGTAATCGCAAAGGTAGGTCCTGAAGCTATACCTCTTACAGATCCTCTAGCTGGAGTTTTGGGAGCACAAAACGCTATTACGTATAACTGTGACTTAGCCGGTCCGATTACCTTGATTGGTGCCGGAGCTGGTCGCAAAGAAACAGGATTCTCTATTCTGATTGATTTAATCAATATTAGCCGTGGGCAATTATGA
- the lpdA gene encoding dihydrolipoyl dehydrogenase, giving the protein MVVGDFPIETDTIIIGAGPGGYVAAIRAAQLGQKVTIVEKEFFGGVCCNVGCIPSKALIAAGHRYETAKHSDAYGITAENVKVDFSKVQEWKDSVVKKLTGGVEGLLKGNKVEIVRGEAFFVDSNSLRVIGEKNAQTYTFKNAIIATGSRSIELPTFKYSKRVLNSTGALSLNEIPEKIVVIGGGVIGIELGGTYANFGTQVTILEGADEILGVGFEKQMSAVVKKSMKKKGVEFYTKAMAKGVEETENGVTVTFEVKGEEKKIDADYVFVMVGRRPNTDEIGLEQAGVKLTDRGLIEIDKQCRTNVPNIYAIGDVVPGPQLAHKAFYEAKIAAEAIAGHPSEIDYIGIPAVVFSDPELATVGYTEQQAKDEGIEVVAAKFPYAGNGRALSLDSTEGFVKLVTRKEDGLVIGGQVVGANASDLISELGLAVETGLTAEDIAMTIHAHPTLGEMTMEAAEVALGTPIHIINN; this is encoded by the coding sequence ATGGTTGTCGGAGATTTCCCAATTGAAACAGATACTATAATCATCGGTGCAGGTCCTGGGGGTTATGTAGCAGCAATTCGTGCTGCCCAGCTGGGACAAAAAGTAACAATTGTTGAAAAGGAATTTTTTGGGGGTGTATGTTGTAATGTCGGCTGTATTCCTTCAAAGGCATTAATAGCCGCTGGTCACCGCTATGAAACAGCTAAGCATTCCGATGCATATGGAATTACAGCAGAGAATGTAAAGGTTGATTTTTCAAAGGTACAAGAGTGGAAAGATAGTGTAGTGAAAAAGTTAACTGGCGGTGTCGAAGGACTATTAAAAGGAAATAAAGTTGAGATTGTACGTGGTGAAGCATTCTTTGTAGACAGTAATTCATTACGCGTAATAGGCGAAAAAAATGCTCAAACATACACCTTTAAAAATGCAATTATTGCAACAGGATCGCGTTCAATCGAGTTGCCTACATTTAAATATTCAAAACGCGTTCTAAATTCGACTGGTGCCCTCAGCTTAAATGAAATTCCTGAAAAAATCGTTGTTATTGGCGGCGGTGTTATCGGAATCGAGCTTGGCGGTACCTATGCAAACTTTGGTACCCAAGTAACGATTTTAGAGGGTGCAGATGAAATTTTGGGCGTAGGTTTTGAGAAACAAATGTCAGCCGTTGTTAAAAAGAGTATGAAGAAAAAAGGTGTAGAATTCTATACCAAAGCAATGGCAAAAGGTGTAGAAGAAACAGAAAATGGCGTCACTGTAACCTTTGAAGTAAAAGGTGAAGAAAAGAAAATAGACGCTGATTATGTGTTTGTGATGGTCGGACGACGCCCGAATACGGATGAAATAGGTCTTGAACAAGCCGGCGTAAAATTGACAGACCGTGGACTTATTGAAATCGATAAGCAATGCCGCACGAATGTTCCTAATATTTATGCAATCGGTGATGTTGTTCCAGGTCCACAATTAGCACATAAGGCATTCTATGAAGCAAAAATTGCTGCTGAAGCGATTGCCGGACATCCATCTGAAATTGATTATATAGGCATTCCAGCTGTCGTATTTTCAGACCCTGAACTTGCAACTGTAGGTTATACTGAACAACAAGCAAAAGATGAAGGTATTGAAGTAGTAGCTGCGAAATTCCCATATGCGGGAAATGGACGTGCCTTGTCACTTGACAGCACAGAGGGGTTCGTTAAGCTTGTAACTCGTAAAGAAGATGGACTTGTTATCGGAGGGCAAGTTGTCGGAGCAAATGCATCAGATCTCATTTCGGAGTTAGGTTTGGCTGTTGAAACAGGACTGACTGCAGAAGACATCGCTATGACAATCCATGCGCATCCAACACTTGGAGAAATGACAATGGAAGCTGCCGAAGTGGCACTTGGAACCCCAATTCATATCATTAATAATTGA
- a CDS encoding FecCD family ABC transporter permease, which produces MLHNPSLKGLKNRSSVFLLMCLFILVILGLVMCLFLAVTFGAKEVTFNTVCSAIFNYDPTLTQQQIIHELRLPRVIGAALVGAAFAVAGALMQGVTHNPLADAGILGINAGSMFVVALSFAFFPNIPYSILMVFSFIGAVLSTIFIFIIGSSVPGGLTPIRLTISGAVIAALLHSLSSGVAIYYDLSQDLAFWYAGGVAGIKWNHLKVLAPIILMAIIWAISLGRSVSLISMGNDIATNLGVNTTRIRILGIIIAVILAGVSVSAVGSIGFVGLVIPHISRKLVGGYYQLIIPMSALLGSILLILADLGARTLNPPRELAIGIMVALVGVPFFLYIARKVGRDL; this is translated from the coding sequence ATGTTACATAATCCCTCTCTAAAGGGACTCAAAAATCGTTCAAGTGTTTTTCTGCTAATGTGTTTATTCATTCTGGTGATTCTTGGATTAGTGATGTGCCTGTTTTTGGCTGTAACATTTGGGGCAAAAGAGGTTACCTTCAATACAGTGTGTTCAGCGATTTTTAATTATGATCCTACACTGACACAGCAACAGATTATTCACGAACTACGGCTTCCACGGGTGATTGGCGCTGCATTAGTCGGAGCAGCATTTGCAGTTGCAGGGGCTTTAATGCAAGGAGTCACCCACAACCCCTTAGCTGACGCAGGAATACTTGGTATTAACGCAGGGTCAATGTTTGTGGTAGCCCTTAGTTTTGCTTTCTTTCCAAACATTCCGTATTCTATCTTGATGGTTTTTTCATTTATAGGAGCTGTATTGAGTACAATATTCATTTTTATAATTGGCTCATCTGTGCCGGGAGGATTAACACCTATACGGCTGACAATCTCAGGTGCAGTGATAGCAGCACTCTTACATTCACTTAGTTCAGGAGTGGCTATTTATTATGATTTGAGTCAAGATTTAGCCTTTTGGTATGCCGGAGGTGTTGCAGGGATAAAGTGGAATCATTTGAAAGTGTTAGCTCCTATTATTCTTATGGCAATTATTTGGGCAATATCGTTAGGGCGATCTGTGTCGCTCATTTCAATGGGCAATGATATTGCCACCAATCTTGGTGTGAATACGACTCGTATTAGAATACTTGGAATAATAATAGCCGTTATTCTGGCAGGGGTTTCTGTTTCGGCCGTTGGTTCAATAGGGTTTGTTGGACTTGTAATCCCACATATTTCACGAAAATTGGTTGGAGGATATTATCAACTCATCATTCCAATGTCAGCATTATTGGGTTCGATACTGTTAATACTGGCTGATCTGGGAGCTCGAACTTTGAACCCACCTAGAGAACTGGCTATTGGTATAATGGTTGCCCTTGTCGGTGTTCCTTTTTTTCTCTATATTGCTCGTAAAGTAGGGAGGGACTTATAG
- a CDS encoding glutamate-5-semialdehyde dehydrogenase, whose amino-acid sequence MSTAIENEVIYKAKLAKEASLEMQNKTTEEKNTALLAIAEQLLIDQALILKENAKDIEYGHKLGLSESIIDRLMLNPERVKAISDAIHLLIDLPDPIGEELERINKDNGLIISKRRVPLGVLGMIYEARPNVTIDAATLSLKTGNTVLLRGSSSAKHTNMALVTSIHQALKRVQFPQSAVLLIEDTSRETAKTLFNLTEYLDLLIPRGGKDLIDLVVREASVPVIETGAGNCHVFVDATAKYDIVRPIVLNAKTQRPSVCNAIESLLIHDEFFNNYGKELLETVSIAGVKIYGDEKVCKEFPTALKATEEHYAKEFSDLIISVKTVNSVEEAIAHINQYGTKHSESIVSETPKNVEQFLNDIDAAVVYHNASTRFTDGFEFGYGAEIGISTQKLHVRGPMGLPALTTTKYYVNGDGQIRL is encoded by the coding sequence ATGAGTACAGCTATTGAGAATGAAGTCATTTATAAAGCAAAGCTTGCAAAAGAAGCAAGTTTAGAAATGCAAAATAAAACAACTGAAGAAAAAAATACAGCACTATTAGCAATTGCAGAGCAATTACTAATAGATCAAGCGTTAATACTAAAAGAAAATGCAAAAGACATTGAATATGGTCATAAATTAGGGTTATCTGAGTCCATAATCGATCGTCTTATGCTGAATCCAGAACGGGTTAAAGCCATAAGTGATGCAATTCATTTACTAATTGATTTGCCCGATCCAATAGGAGAAGAATTGGAACGCATAAATAAGGATAATGGACTGATTATTAGTAAGCGACGTGTGCCACTCGGTGTCCTCGGTATGATTTATGAAGCCCGACCGAATGTAACCATTGATGCAGCTACGCTTTCTTTAAAAACAGGAAATACAGTTCTACTCCGTGGCTCTAGTTCAGCAAAACACACCAATATGGCTTTAGTTACGTCTATACATCAAGCATTGAAACGTGTGCAATTCCCACAAAGTGCGGTACTTTTAATCGAGGATACGTCAAGAGAAACAGCTAAAACATTATTTAACTTAACAGAGTATTTGGACCTTTTAATTCCTCGTGGAGGCAAAGATTTAATTGATTTAGTGGTACGTGAAGCAAGTGTGCCTGTTATTGAAACAGGGGCTGGTAACTGCCATGTTTTTGTTGATGCAACCGCAAAATACGATATTGTAAGACCAATCGTACTAAATGCTAAAACTCAGCGTCCATCAGTATGTAATGCGATTGAAAGTTTATTAATCCATGATGAATTCTTTAATAATTATGGGAAAGAACTACTTGAAACGGTATCAATTGCTGGGGTTAAAATTTATGGAGATGAAAAAGTTTGTAAAGAATTTCCAACAGCCCTCAAAGCAACAGAGGAACATTATGCAAAAGAATTTTCAGATTTAATCATCAGTGTGAAAACTGTAAATAGTGTTGAAGAAGCCATTGCTCATATTAATCAATATGGTACAAAACATTCCGAGAGTATTGTGTCGGAAACGCCAAAGAATGTTGAACAATTCTTAAATGATATTGATGCAGCAGTTGTCTATCATAATGCCTCAACACGCTTTACAGATGGCTTTGAATTTGGATATGGCGCCGAAATTGGCATTTCAACACAAAAGCTACATGTAAGAGGACCAATGGGGTTACCAGCTTTAACGACGACAAAATATTATGTCAATGGAGACGGACAAATTCGTCTTTAA
- the sda gene encoding sporulation histidine kinase inhibitor Sda: MKKLNDQLLIDSYHKAIKLDLEKKLILVLEEELKRRGLPLNVQIDKRN, from the coding sequence ATGAAAAAATTAAATGATCAACTATTGATAGACTCATACCATAAAGCAATTAAATTAGACTTAGAAAAAAAACTTATCCTCGTTCTAGAAGAAGAATTGAAGAGAAGAGGTTTACCCCTTAACGTTCAAATAGATAAGCGTAACTAA
- a CDS encoding cystathionine gamma-synthase family protein codes for MSKQNDIREGTKAVWAGEKESLAYNATQVPVVLSVAYNYDDIEEWHEVAIGNKQGYIYNRMANPTVQALEEKVRILEGAEAAIGFSSGMAAISSTLYTFLRPGDRVISVKDTYGGTNKIFTEFLPNLDVDVQLCNTGNHEEIEAEVDKGCKVLYLESPTNPTMKITDIERMVRAGKSVGALVIIDNTFATPINQNPIQLGVDIVIHSATKFLSGHADALGGVVCGSKELMKKVYHYREINGATMDPWSAYLILRGMKTLKLRVRQQEKSAMEIAKYLQKQKLVEAVNYPGLETHPHHHIAKKQMRGFGGILSFVLKGEMDAIKILLPKLQYANKAGNLGAVETIYGPARTTSHVECTLEERKALGIPEGLVRISVGIEDTEDLISDLEQAFAHLESQLPVTVAANKDTDNGRGMEI; via the coding sequence ATGAGTAAGCAAAACGATATACGAGAAGGTACCAAGGCTGTATGGGCAGGAGAAAAAGAATCTCTTGCTTACAATGCAACTCAAGTTCCCGTGGTGCTAAGTGTAGCCTACAATTACGATGACATAGAAGAGTGGCATGAAGTGGCTATTGGAAATAAGCAAGGGTATATATACAATCGCATGGCAAATCCTACTGTTCAAGCTCTGGAGGAAAAAGTAAGAATCCTCGAGGGAGCTGAAGCAGCAATTGGTTTCTCATCAGGAATGGCGGCTATTAGCAGCACTCTATATACATTTTTAAGACCGGGAGACCGGGTCATATCGGTTAAAGACACATATGGGGGAACCAATAAAATCTTTACCGAATTCTTACCGAATCTCGATGTAGATGTGCAGTTATGCAACACTGGAAATCATGAAGAAATTGAAGCTGAAGTGGACAAAGGATGCAAGGTTTTATATTTGGAGTCTCCTACCAATCCTACGATGAAGATTACTGATATTGAGAGAATGGTAAGAGCCGGAAAATCGGTAGGGGCGTTGGTCATCATAGACAATACTTTTGCTACTCCCATTAATCAAAATCCGATTCAATTAGGAGTTGACATTGTAATTCATAGTGCCACTAAATTCTTAAGCGGACATGCTGATGCATTAGGCGGTGTGGTATGCGGCTCCAAAGAACTGATGAAAAAAGTCTATCATTATCGAGAAATCAATGGAGCGACGATGGATCCTTGGTCAGCCTATCTTATTTTAAGAGGGATGAAAACGTTAAAACTTCGAGTACGTCAGCAAGAAAAGAGTGCAATGGAAATCGCAAAGTATCTGCAAAAGCAAAAGCTTGTAGAAGCGGTCAATTATCCTGGGTTAGAAACGCATCCGCATCACCATATTGCAAAGAAACAGATGAGAGGTTTCGGCGGAATATTAAGTTTTGTATTGAAAGGGGAGATGGATGCAATAAAAATTTTATTGCCAAAATTACAATATGCAAATAAAGCCGGAAATCTTGGAGCTGTAGAAACTATATATGGACCCGCAAGAACGACTAGTCATGTGGAATGTACTCTTGAAGAACGCAAAGCTCTTGGTATTCCGGAAGGTTTGGTTCGTATCTCCGTAGGAATTGAGGATACGGAAGATCTTATTTCTGATTTAGAACAAGCTTTTGCTCATTTGGAGTCACAACTACCAGTAACGGTAGCTGCAAATAAAGATACTGATAATGGAAGAGGTATGGAGATATGA
- a CDS encoding GntR family transcriptional regulator, which produces MKKRYQSLKDHVYNHIAEEIQNGTLLPKHKINEVALSEKLEVSRTPVREALIQLASENLLEYFPRKGFIVKELDTNKKLDVFQVVGVLDALAASLSIAHITESDIELMKELVKKIDLSISQKNYADYQQYQNQFHKVYIDKCKNDTLIDLLNSLQNSFVRQIYLSKDEEKLFAVLEQMNEHHKQIIHYFNKRDKEKLEQLIKNEHWKITHIDMI; this is translated from the coding sequence ATCAAAAAGAGATACCAATCACTTAAAGACCATGTATATAATCATATAGCTGAAGAAATTCAGAATGGAACACTGCTTCCTAAGCATAAAATAAATGAAGTAGCACTAAGCGAGAAATTAGAAGTGAGCAGAACTCCTGTAAGGGAAGCTTTGATACAATTAGCCTCAGAAAATTTACTTGAGTATTTTCCACGAAAAGGATTTATCGTTAAAGAACTTGATACAAATAAGAAGCTTGATGTTTTTCAAGTTGTTGGTGTGCTGGACGCCTTAGCAGCCTCATTATCTATAGCCCATATTACAGAAAGTGATATTGAACTAATGAAAGAGTTGGTTAAAAAAATTGATCTGTCAATTTCACAAAAAAATTATGCGGATTATCAACAATACCAAAATCAATTCCATAAAGTATATATAGATAAATGTAAAAACGATACATTAATAGACCTTCTTAATTCTTTACAAAACAGTTTTGTTAGACAAATTTATTTGAGTAAAGACGAAGAAAAACTATTTGCCGTATTAGAACAAATGAATGAACATCATAAACAAATTATCCATTACTTTAATAAAAGAGACAAAGAAAAATTAGAGCAGCTTATTAAGAATGAGCATTGGAAAATAACTCATATTGATATGATATAG
- a CDS encoding iron-hydroxamate ABC transporter substrate-binding protein encodes MNKKLTILFSIMLILILSACGQTSSNDSKSEQKNKPRSEEPRIASLSIHLTNDLLALGITPVGSVIGGELKDFLPHVKDQLKDTQKLGPVKDPDMEALIELNPSVIYLDKEFSGKDVSKYEKIAPTHVFNLDEGTWRDHLKSVGNLVDRQQQAEKFISDYEKQTKEVKSLIENKLGEGSKVMAIRVTAKELRVFSTKRPMGPILFQDLGFKPANGVEDIDKNLPYEVISQEVLPDFDADAIFVIVNSDDESQTAFKQLEDTPIWKGLKAVKGKHVYVVPDQPWLDYSALGNKMALDNAKEIFSQ; translated from the coding sequence ATGAACAAGAAACTTACTATTTTATTTAGCATTATGTTAATTCTTATTTTGTCCGCTTGCGGACAAACTTCTTCAAATGATAGTAAATCGGAACAAAAAAATAAACCTAGGAGTGAAGAACCTAGAATCGCTTCACTTTCCATCCATCTAACAAATGATTTGCTTGCATTAGGTATAACTCCAGTTGGTTCTGTTATTGGTGGGGAATTAAAAGATTTTCTGCCTCATGTTAAGGATCAATTAAAAGATACGCAAAAGCTTGGACCTGTAAAAGATCCGGATATGGAAGCATTGATTGAACTAAACCCTTCTGTGATTTATCTTGATAAGGAATTTTCAGGAAAAGATGTATCAAAATACGAAAAAATCGCACCGACTCATGTATTTAATCTTGATGAAGGAACATGGAGAGATCATTTAAAGTCAGTAGGTAATCTTGTCGATCGTCAACAGCAAGCAGAAAAATTCATTTCAGATTATGAAAAACAAACAAAAGAAGTGAAAAGTTTAATTGAAAATAAACTTGGTGAAGGCAGTAAAGTAATGGCAATACGTGTTACGGCAAAGGAGTTACGAGTATTTAGTACAAAACGACCAATGGGACCCATCTTATTTCAGGATTTAGGTTTTAAACCTGCCAATGGTGTTGAAGACATTGATAAAAATCTACCTTACGAAGTCATATCTCAAGAAGTTCTTCCAGATTTCGATGCAGATGCTATATTTGTCATCGTCAACAGTGACGATGAGTCTCAGACAGCTTTTAAACAGTTAGAAGATACACCCATTTGGAAAGGGTTGAAAGCAGTTAAAGGAAAACATGTTTACGTAGTTCCGGATCAGCCATGGCTTGACTATTCAGCACTAGGAAATAAAATGGCCTTGGACAACGCAAAAGAAATCTTTTCACAATAA
- a CDS encoding FecCD family ABC transporter permease, which yields MNGDNKRAYTVTMVFILISIVAVLISLNTGTLRLSPFKVIQTLLGYGDFKSSTVLFDYRMPRILITMLAGVGLGISGAILQGLSRNPLADPGILGLHAGASFGLIIFVTYFHSLDEKASILIPLFTFLGGVITAFLIVLLAYDRYKGILPIRLILIGIAISAGFSAITLFLSLRLDEETYSFASRWLVGNVWGRDWIHVIALFPWILILAPYAWFQSNTLNALSLGDDVAAGLGASVQKQRLLMLATAVGLSCASVAMAGGIGFIGLVAPHLARRLVGPMYQHFLPVSGLIGLIILVLADTIGRSIFQPNAIPAGIVVAAIGAPYFLYLLTKTK from the coding sequence ATGAATGGAGACAACAAGAGGGCATATACAGTTACTATGGTATTTATTTTAATTAGTATAGTTGCAGTATTAATAAGCTTGAATACAGGTACACTGCGACTTTCACCTTTTAAAGTAATCCAAACGCTTTTAGGCTACGGTGATTTTAAAAGTTCTACTGTGCTGTTTGATTACCGTATGCCACGAATCTTGATTACTATGTTGGCGGGAGTTGGATTAGGAATTTCAGGTGCAATCTTACAAGGATTATCACGTAACCCTTTGGCAGATCCAGGAATTTTAGGCTTACATGCAGGTGCGTCCTTTGGTCTCATTATCTTTGTTACATATTTTCATTCATTAGATGAAAAAGCGTCCATTCTTATACCGTTATTTACCTTTTTAGGCGGAGTCATAACTGCTTTTCTTATTGTTTTACTTGCCTATGATCGTTACAAAGGCATACTGCCCATTCGACTTATTCTGATTGGAATTGCAATTTCTGCTGGTTTTAGTGCAATTACACTTTTTCTGTCTCTTCGTCTTGATGAAGAAACCTACTCATTTGCTTCAAGATGGTTAGTTGGAAATGTATGGGGAAGAGATTGGATTCATGTTATTGCCCTTTTTCCGTGGATCCTTATTTTGGCACCTTATGCTTGGTTCCAATCTAACACATTAAATGCCTTATCACTTGGTGATGACGTAGCAGCTGGCCTTGGTGCTTCTGTTCAAAAACAACGTTTGCTGATGCTGGCAACTGCTGTTGGTTTGTCATGTGCGAGTGTAGCAATGGCCGGCGGTATTGGATTTATTGGTCTAGTCGCTCCTCATCTTGCCCGCCGGCTTGTTGGCCCAATGTACCAACATTTCCTTCCTGTTTCAGGACTTATAGGCCTCATTATTTTGGTGCTTGCGGATACCATTGGTCGATCCATATTTCAGCCAAATGCTATTCCAGCTGGTATAGTAGTCGCTGCTATAGGAGCTCCCTATTTTCTTTATTTGCTCACAAAAACAAAATAA
- a CDS encoding SDR family oxidoreductase produces the protein MKMDSNTILITGGTSGIGFELAAQLLQLGNTVIITGRSKSKLDLAKKKLPNVHTFQSDVSDPKAISDLYEKVISQFPELNVLINNAGVMHKLNFHTKEVDLVDFSSEIEINLSGSIRMVNQFLSHLKAKKSAAIMNVSSALAFVPYPALPVYSATKAGIHSFTQSLRIQLKNTNIKVFELAPPAIQTPLVEVFDADEIKAVKPMDAGNMVRYAIKGLKKDRFEILPGQSSALKFMSRVAPQFMLNQISKTVDNVLTQTKS, from the coding sequence ATGAAAATGGATTCCAACACAATTCTCATAACGGGCGGAACATCCGGGATTGGATTCGAGCTTGCTGCTCAGCTCCTTCAGCTTGGGAACACCGTAATTATTACCGGGCGGTCTAAGTCCAAACTGGACTTAGCTAAAAAGAAACTGCCAAACGTTCACACATTTCAGAGTGATGTAAGCGATCCAAAGGCCATATCTGACCTTTATGAAAAAGTAATCAGTCAATTTCCTGAACTGAATGTTCTGATCAATAATGCTGGGGTTATGCATAAATTGAACTTTCATACCAAAGAAGTTGATTTAGTGGATTTCAGTAGCGAGATTGAAATTAACCTCAGTGGTTCGATCCGCATGGTGAACCAATTCTTATCGCATTTAAAGGCGAAGAAATCCGCTGCGATTATGAATGTCTCATCCGCACTTGCATTTGTTCCTTATCCGGCATTGCCCGTATATAGTGCGACGAAAGCCGGTATTCATTCATTTACACAATCACTGCGAATACAGCTAAAAAATACTAATATTAAAGTGTTTGAATTGGCGCCTCCAGCTATTCAGACCCCTTTAGTTGAAGTTTTTGATGCCGACGAGATTAAAGCCGTAAAACCTATGGATGCCGGTAATATGGTTAGGTACGCAATCAAGGGTTTGAAAAAGGATCGCTTTGAGATCCTGCCGGGGCAGAGCAGTGCGCTGAAGTTCATGAGTCGTGTTGCACCTCAGTTTATGTTAAATCAGATAAGCAAAACTGTTGACAATGTGCTGACTCAAACCAAGAGTTAA